A part of Escherichia marmotae genomic DNA contains:
- the cydC gene encoding heme ABC transporter ATP-binding protein/permease CydC, protein MRALLPYLALYKRHKWMLSLGIVLAIITLLASIGLLTLSGWFLSASAVAGVAGLYSFNYMLPAAGVRGAAITRTAGRYFERLVSHDATFRVLQHLRIYTFSKLLPLSPAGLARYRQGELLNRVVADVDTLDHLYLRVISPLVGAFVVIMVVTVGLSFLDFTLAFTLGGIMLLTLFLMPPLFYRAGKSTGQNLTHLRGQYRQQLTAWLQGQAELTIFGASDRYRTQLENTEIQWLEAQRRQSELTALSQAIMLLIGALAVILMLWMASGGVGSNNQPGALIALFVFCALAAFEALTPVTGAFQHLGQVIASAVRITDLTDQKPEVTFPDTQSSVADQVSLTLRDVQFTYPEQSQQALKGISLQANAGEHIAILGRTGCGKSTLLQLLTRAWDPQQGEILLNGSPIASLNEATLRQTISVVPQRVHLFSATLRDNLLLASPGSSDEALAEILRRVGLEKLLEDAGLNSWLGEGGRQLSGGELRRLAIARALLHNAPLVLLDEPTEGLDATTESQILELLAEMMREKTVLMVTHRLRGLSHFQQIIVMDNGQIIEQGTHAELLARQGRYYQFKQGL, encoded by the coding sequence ATGCGCGCTTTGCTACCCTATCTGGCACTGTATAAACGCCATAAGTGGATGTTAAGCCTCGGTATTGTGCTGGCGATTATTACTCTGCTCGCCAGTATCGGTCTGTTAACACTTTCCGGCTGGTTCCTCTCCGCATCGGCTGTAGCCGGTGTCGCAGGCCTGTATAGTTTTAACTATATGCTGCCCGCCGCAGGTGTGCGTGGCGCGGCAATCACCCGTACCGCCGGTCGCTATTTTGAACGACTGGTGAGTCATGACGCGACTTTCCGCGTATTGCAGCATCTGCGCATTTACACCTTCAGCAAACTATTGCCACTCTCCCCTGCCGGGCTGGCCCGCTATCGCCAGGGTGAATTACTCAACCGTGTCGTGGCGGATGTTGATACGCTCGATCATCTTTATCTGCGCGTTATTTCGCCGCTGGTAGGTGCTTTTGTGGTGATTATGGTGGTGACCGTCGGGTTAAGCTTCCTTGATTTCACCCTCGCCTTTACGCTGGGCGGCATTATGTTGCTGACGTTGTTCCTGATGCCTCCGCTGTTTTATCGCGCCGGAAAGAGCACCGGGCAAAATCTGACTCACCTTCGCGGTCAGTATCGCCAACAATTAACCGCATGGCTGCAAGGGCAAGCCGAGCTGACCATTTTTGGCGCTAGCGATCGTTATCGCACGCAGTTAGAGAATACCGAAATTCAGTGGCTGGAAGCGCAACGCCGCCAGTCCGAACTGACCGCGTTATCACAAGCGATTATGCTGCTGATTGGCGCGCTGGCGGTGATCCTGATGCTATGGATGGCCTCCGGTGGCGTTGGTAGTAATAATCAGCCTGGCGCGTTAATTGCGCTGTTTGTCTTCTGCGCGTTAGCTGCATTTGAAGCGCTGACTCCGGTGACTGGCGCATTTCAGCATCTGGGGCAAGTGATTGCCTCTGCCGTGCGAATCACTGACTTAACGGACCAAAAGCCGGAAGTTACCTTTCCTGATACCCAATCCAGTGTTGCCGATCAGGTATCCCTGACATTACGTGATGTTCAGTTCACTTATCCGGAACAATCACAACAAGCGCTTAAAGGGATTTCCCTTCAGGCAAACGCCGGAGAACATATTGCGATTCTCGGGCGAACCGGATGCGGCAAATCAACTCTGTTACAACTGCTGACTCGCGCATGGGATCCACAGCAAGGCGAGATTCTGCTTAACGGTAGCCCCATTGCCAGCCTGAACGAAGCGACTCTGCGCCAGACCATCAGCGTTGTGCCGCAGCGTGTGCATCTGTTTAGCGCCACGCTGCGAGATAATCTATTACTCGCTTCGCCTGGCAGTAGTGATGAGGCTCTGGCGGAGATCTTGCGCCGCGTCGGTCTGGAGAAATTGCTCGAAGATGCAGGACTCAACAGTTGGTTAGGTGAAGGCGGACGTCAACTCTCTGGTGGTGAACTGCGCCGTCTGGCTATCGCCCGCGCACTATTGCACAATGCGCCGCTGGTATTGCTGGACGAACCTACCGAAGGTTTAGATGCCACAACAGAAAGTCAGATCCTTGAATTACTTGCAGAAATGATGCGTGAGAAAACGGTGTTAATGGTCACTCACCGACTTCGCGGACTCTCTCATTTCCAGCAAATAATAGTGATGGACAACGGGCAAATTATTGAGCAAGGTACTCACGCAGAACTGCTTGCCAGACAGGGGCGTTATTACCAGTTTAAGCAGGGTTTGTAA
- the csy1 gene encoding type I-F CRISPR-associated protein Csy1, whose product MEKTALIQFITDYIASRRQPKIDTFEKEAAKRLEQGDDASAIAQERQELEARYLPRNWLTDAAKRAGQIKLVTHGAKFSHGDSKASSFCLETSANESYLNTASLANVATDAIGNAAALDVAKLLQTDVNGDSLLASLKRGDYQALSTFAEDKAQLEQWVAGFSQAWTTGQPASHKLAKQIYFPVDDGYHLLCPLFSSSLAQAMYEKLTAVRFSEESKAIRDAHKAGKWHSQPDIRFPNLAEMHFGGTKPQNISLLNSVRGGRVWLLPSMPPTWAALDRAPQNMRSIFALRGDFNRAASGIIARMTYLLKVDKNNVHIRTTRAKYIDELIDLLFMQASSFQQEKWQGWSAQSPDLPRHQQLWLDPWRSLSDEAFKLEREKNDWQGMVAEDFARWLNYRLKKASFDVGAIEQKEWRSQSLFAQRMREMEAVLQEALK is encoded by the coding sequence ATGGAAAAAACGGCGCTAATACAATTTATCACTGACTACATTGCTTCGCGAAGGCAACCCAAAATCGATACCTTTGAAAAAGAAGCAGCAAAGCGACTGGAGCAGGGCGACGACGCCAGCGCTATCGCTCAGGAGCGACAGGAACTCGAAGCACGCTACCTGCCACGTAACTGGTTAACGGATGCGGCAAAGCGTGCCGGGCAAATCAAATTAGTCACTCATGGCGCTAAATTCAGTCATGGTGACTCTAAAGCCAGTAGCTTTTGTCTGGAAACCTCCGCTAACGAAAGCTATTTAAACACGGCATCGTTGGCGAATGTCGCTACTGACGCGATTGGTAACGCTGCCGCACTTGACGTCGCAAAGTTGCTACAAACCGATGTGAACGGAGATTCACTGCTTGCCAGCCTGAAGCGTGGTGATTATCAGGCATTAAGTACGTTTGCAGAGGATAAAGCGCAACTAGAGCAGTGGGTAGCTGGGTTTAGCCAGGCATGGACAACTGGACAGCCTGCCAGCCATAAACTGGCAAAACAAATCTATTTCCCTGTCGATGATGGCTATCACCTGTTATGCCCGCTGTTTTCCAGTTCGCTGGCACAGGCGATGTATGAAAAGCTAACTGCCGTGCGCTTTAGTGAGGAATCGAAAGCCATTCGCGATGCGCACAAAGCAGGTAAATGGCACTCACAGCCAGATATTCGTTTTCCTAATCTTGCCGAAATGCATTTTGGCGGCACAAAACCGCAGAATATTTCTTTGCTCAACAGTGTTCGTGGTGGCCGTGTCTGGCTGTTGCCGTCAATGCCGCCCACCTGGGCGGCGCTGGATCGCGCACCACAAAACATGCGCAGTATTTTTGCCTTACGTGGCGATTTCAATCGGGCGGCCTCGGGCATTATCGCCCGCATGACCTATCTTCTGAAAGTTGACAAAAATAATGTTCATATCCGTACCACACGGGCGAAATATATTGATGAGTTGATAGATTTGCTGTTTATGCAGGCATCCTCTTTTCAACAAGAAAAATGGCAGGGATGGTCCGCGCAATCACCAGATTTACCTCGCCACCAGCAACTGTGGCTGGATCCGTGGCGGAGCCTGTCAGATGAGGCTTTCAAACTGGAGCGTGAAAAAAACGACTGGCAGGGTATGGTGGCCGAGGATTTCGCGCGCTGGCTGAACTATCGCCTGAAAAAAGCCAGTTTCGATGTAGGTGCTATCGAGCAAAAAGAGTGGCGCAGTCAGTCCCTGTTCGCTCAACGGATGCGTGAAATGGAAGCCGTTTTGCAGGAGGCGCTGAAATGA
- the csy2 gene encoding type I-F CRISPR-associated protein Csy2, which yields MSYLLLLPHVRIENANAVSGLTWGFPSMTHFLGYVHALSRKVVDEFGVSFDGCAVVSHEQHIQAYSSGRDFQFALTRNPLTREGKTTSFNEEGRMHLTVSLLIECNGEITNGEYGRKALCDHLKMLCQSHKLAGGSIVDMRDPQLFHAPEDEKQLRKIIWRLMPGYALYDRSEWLAEHHQQHPDISLLDAWLDFATIKYQAESPAEDNSAKWIYQPKPMTGFLVPLMCGYQRISPVYAPGEVENARGIVTPFAFAEAVYGIGEWRGLHRITDLQPLMWRYRTTDTGYYCSAIPLVDGPTTNEDDDSE from the coding sequence ATGAGTTATCTGCTCTTGTTACCCCATGTACGCATCGAAAACGCCAACGCTGTTTCCGGGTTGACCTGGGGATTCCCGTCGATGACCCATTTTCTCGGCTATGTTCATGCGCTTTCTCGCAAAGTGGTGGATGAATTTGGCGTAAGTTTTGACGGTTGCGCGGTCGTTAGCCATGAACAACATATTCAGGCGTACAGCTCCGGGCGCGATTTTCAGTTCGCTCTCACCCGTAATCCACTAACCAGAGAAGGTAAAACCACCTCATTTAATGAAGAGGGGCGTATGCACCTGACGGTCTCTCTGCTGATTGAATGTAATGGCGAAATTACCAATGGTGAATACGGTAGAAAAGCCCTTTGTGACCATCTGAAAATGCTCTGCCAGAGCCACAAACTGGCGGGCGGCAGCATTGTTGACATGCGCGATCCTCAGCTTTTTCATGCGCCTGAAGATGAAAAGCAACTGCGTAAAATCATCTGGCGTTTAATGCCAGGTTACGCGCTTTACGACCGCAGCGAATGGCTGGCTGAACATCACCAACAACATCCCGACATATCGTTGCTTGATGCCTGGCTTGATTTTGCCACGATTAAATATCAGGCCGAATCTCCGGCAGAAGACAACAGCGCAAAATGGATATACCAGCCGAAGCCGATGACCGGTTTCCTGGTGCCGTTAATGTGTGGCTACCAACGCATTTCTCCTGTTTACGCACCTGGTGAAGTGGAAAATGCACGCGGCATCGTGACGCCATTTGCTTTTGCCGAAGCGGTTTATGGCATTGGCGAATGGCGTGGATTACATCGCATTACTGATTTGCAACCGCTGATGTGGCGCTATCGTACGACGGACACTGGCTACTATTGCTCGGCAATACCACTCGTTGACGGCCCTACTACTAATGAAGATGACGATTCAGAATAA
- the cydD gene encoding heme ABC transporter permease/ATP-binding protein CydD — protein sequence MNKSRQKELTRWLKQQSVISQRWLNISRLLGFVSGILIIAQAWFMARILQHVIMENIPREALLLPFTLLVLTFVLRAWVVWLRERVGYHAGQHIRFAIRRQVLDRLQQAGPAWIQGKPAGSWATLVLEQIDDMHDYYARYLPQMALAVSVPLLIVVAIFPSNWAAALILLGTAPLIPLFMALVGMGAADANRRNFLALARLSGHFLDRLRGMETLRIFGRGEAEIESIRSASEDFRQRTMEVLRLAFLSSGILEFFTSLSIALVAVYFGFSYLGELDFGHYDTGVTLAAGFLALILAPEFFQPLRDLGTFYHAKAQAVGAADSLKTFMETPLAHPQRGEAELASNDPVTIEAEDLFITSPEGKTLVGPLNFTLPAGQRAVLVGRSGSGKSSLLNALSGFLSYQGSLRVNGIELSDLSPESWRKHLSWVGQNPQLPAATLRDNVLLARPDASEQELQTALDNAWVSEFLPLLPQGVDTPVGDQAARLSVGQAQRVAVARALLNPCSLLLLDEPAASLDAHSEQRVMEALNAASLRQTTLMVTHQLEDLADWDAIWVMQDGQIVEQGRYAELSVANGPFATLLAHRQEEI from the coding sequence ATGAATAAATCCCGTCAAAAAGAGTTAACCCGCTGGTTAAAACAGCAAAGCGTCATCTCCCAACGTTGGCTGAATATTTCTCGTCTGCTGGGCTTTGTGAGCGGCATATTAATAATTGCCCAGGCCTGGTTCATGGCGCGTATTCTGCAACATGTGATTATGGAGAATATTCCCCGCGAAGCCCTGCTGCTTCCCTTTACTTTACTGGTACTGACCTTTGTGCTGCGCGCATGGGTGGTCTGGTTACGCGAACGGGTGGGTTATCACGCCGGGCAGCATATCCGTTTTGCCATTCGCCGCCAGGTTCTCGACCGCCTGCAACAAGCAGGGCCTGCATGGATTCAGGGCAAGCCAGCCGGGAGTTGGGCGACGCTGGTACTTGAGCAAATTGACGATATGCATGATTACTATGCTCGCTACCTGCCGCAAATGGCGCTGGCGGTATCAGTGCCGCTACTGATTGTGGTCGCGATCTTCCCTTCTAACTGGGCTGCGGCGCTCATTCTGCTGGGCACCGCTCCATTAATCCCGTTATTTATGGCTTTGGTTGGGATGGGCGCAGCCGATGCGAACCGACGTAACTTTCTCGCGCTTGCTCGCTTAAGTGGACATTTCCTCGATCGCCTGCGCGGCATGGAAACACTGCGTATTTTTGGTCGTGGTGAAGCCGAAATTGAAAGCATTCGTTCTGCTTCGGAAGATTTCCGTCAACGGACGATGGAGGTGCTACGACTGGCATTTTTATCCTCCGGCATTCTGGAATTCTTCACCTCGCTGTCAATTGCTCTGGTGGCGGTCTACTTTGGTTTCTCCTACCTCGGTGAGCTGGATTTTGGTCACTACGATACTGGGGTGACGCTGGCTGCGGGTTTTCTCGCACTCATCCTTGCGCCAGAGTTTTTCCAGCCATTACGCGATCTCGGTACGTTTTATCATGCTAAAGCCCAGGCGGTTGGCGCAGCCGACAGCCTGAAAACGTTTATGGAAACCCCACTCGCTCATCCACAACGCGGTGAGGCGGAGTTAGCGTCTAACGATCCGGTGACCATTGAAGCCGAGGATCTGTTTATCACTTCACCAGAAGGTAAAACGCTGGTCGGCCCGCTGAATTTTACTCTGCCAGCAGGCCAACGTGCGGTGTTAGTTGGTCGTAGCGGTTCAGGTAAAAGCTCACTATTGAATGCGCTTTCCGGTTTTCTTTCCTATCAGGGATCGCTACGAGTCAACGGCATAGAATTGAGCGATTTATCACCGGAATCGTGGCGCAAACATCTCTCCTGGGTTGGGCAGAATCCGCAATTACCGGCGGCAACACTACGGGATAACGTACTGCTAGCGCGACCTGATGCCAGCGAACAAGAGTTACAAACAGCACTGGATAACGCGTGGGTCAGTGAGTTTCTACCGCTCCTGCCACAAGGTGTTGATACGCCTGTTGGCGACCAGGCAGCCCGCCTTTCCGTGGGTCAGGCGCAACGCGTGGCGGTGGCTCGTGCGTTACTAAATCCCTGCTCGCTATTACTGTTGGATGAACCCGCTGCCAGCCTTGATGCTCACAGCGAGCAGCGCGTGATGGAAGCACTGAATGCCGCCTCACTGCGCCAGACTACGTTAATGGTCACCCACCAGTTAGAAGATCTTGCTGACTGGGATGCCATCTGGGTAATGCAGGATGGTCAGATTGTCGAGCAAGGACGTTACGCGGAGTTAAGCGTGGCTAACGGTCCTTTCGCCACATTACTGGCCCATCGTCAGGAGGAGATTTAA
- a CDS encoding fimbria/pilus periplasmic chaperone, with protein sequence MKKLIAFLLAGMVTPAWGGVYIYGTRVIYPEQKKEITVQLMNEGERSALIQSWIDDGDSLSPEKIHVPFVLTPPVAHVKGGGGQQLKIKQLTNTLPKDRESLFFLNVLDIPPNSEKNESKNQIKFAMQNRIKFIYRPEGIAGVDKGSFSRLNIRTISNGINIKNNSANWITIPELKGNTKSMILGILT encoded by the coding sequence ATGAAAAAATTAATAGCCTTCTTGCTGGCCGGCATGGTCACGCCTGCGTGGGGCGGAGTCTATATCTACGGCACTCGCGTTATTTATCCAGAACAGAAAAAAGAGATTACCGTTCAATTAATGAATGAAGGTGAGCGCAGTGCTCTGATTCAGTCGTGGATTGATGATGGCGATAGCCTGTCCCCAGAAAAAATTCATGTTCCGTTTGTGCTGACGCCACCGGTAGCTCACGTAAAAGGAGGAGGGGGGCAGCAACTTAAAATTAAGCAACTGACGAATACCCTACCTAAAGATCGCGAAAGCTTGTTCTTTCTCAATGTCCTGGATATTCCACCTAATAGTGAGAAAAATGAGAGTAAAAACCAGATTAAATTCGCGATGCAAAACCGCATTAAATTTATTTATCGTCCGGAAGGTATAGCAGGTGTCGATAAAGGGAGTTTTTCTCGACTGAATATCAGAACTATCAGTAATGGTATTAATATAAAAAATAATTCAGCGAACTGGATAACTATTCCTGAACTGAAAGGTAATACCAAATCTATGATATTGGGCATTTTGACCTGA
- the aat gene encoding leucyl/phenylalanyl-tRNA--protein transferase: MRLVQLSRHSIAFPSPEGALREPNGLLALGGDLSPARLLMAYQRGIFPWFSPGDPILWWSPDPRAVLWPESLHISRSMKRFHKRSPYHVTMNHAFGQVIEGCASDREEGTWITRDVIEAYHRLHELGHAHSIEVWHEDELVGGIYGVAQGTLFCGESMFSRMENASKTALMIFCEEFIRHGGKMIDCQVLNDHTASLGACEIPRRDYLNYLNQMRPERLPNNFWVPRQLFSPQK, from the coding sequence ATGCGCCTGGTTCAGCTTTCTCGCCATTCAATAGCCTTCCCTTCTCCGGAAGGCGCATTACGTGAGCCTAACGGCCTGCTGGCGCTGGGGGGCGATCTTAGCCCCGCGCGCCTGTTAATGGCTTATCAGCGTGGTATTTTCCCATGGTTTTCTCCTGGCGACCCCATTCTCTGGTGGTCGCCGGATCCACGCGCAGTATTATGGCCGGAATCACTGCACATCAGTCGCAGTATGAAACGATTTCATAAACGCTCGCCTTACCATGTCACGATGAATCATGCCTTTGGTCAGGTCATTGAAGGCTGTGCCAGCGATCGCGAAGAAGGAACCTGGATTACGCGCGATGTGATTGAAGCCTACCACCGCTTACACGAGCTGGGTCATGCCCACTCCATTGAAGTCTGGCATGAAGACGAGCTTGTCGGCGGCATATATGGCGTAGCGCAGGGAACGCTATTTTGTGGCGAATCGATGTTCAGCCGGATGGAAAATGCGTCCAAAACGGCGCTCATGATCTTCTGCGAAGAATTTATCCGTCATGGCGGCAAAATGATCGACTGCCAGGTGCTTAATGATCACACGGCTTCGCTTGGTGCCTGCGAAATTCCCCGGCGGGATTACCTCAATTACCTCAATCAAATGCGCCCGGAACGATTACCGAATAATTTCTGGGTGCCGCGGCAATTGTTTTCGCCACAGAAATGA
- the trxB gene encoding thioredoxin-disulfide reductase, with translation MGTTKHSKLLILGSGPAGYTAAVYAARANLQPVLITGMEKGGQLTTTTEVENWPGDANDLTGPLLMERMHEHATKFETEIIFDHINKVDLQNRPFRLTGDSGEYTCDALIIATGASARYLGLPSEEAFKGRGVSACATCDGFFYRNQKVAVIGGGNTAVEEALYLSNIASEVHLIHRRDSFRAEKILIKRLMDKVENGNIILHTNRTLEEVTGDQMGVTGVRLRDTQNSDNIESLDVAGLFVAIGHSPNTAIFEGQLELENGYIKVQSGIHGNATQTSIPGVFAAGDVMDHIYRQAITSAGTGCMAALDAERYLDGLYGEK, from the coding sequence ATGGGCACGACCAAACACAGTAAACTGCTTATCCTGGGTTCAGGCCCGGCGGGCTATACCGCTGCTGTCTACGCGGCACGCGCCAACCTGCAACCGGTGCTGATCACCGGCATGGAAAAAGGCGGCCAACTGACCACCACCACGGAAGTGGAAAACTGGCCAGGCGATGCAAACGATCTGACCGGACCGTTGTTAATGGAGCGCATGCATGAACATGCCACCAAATTTGAAACTGAAATCATCTTTGATCACATCAACAAAGTGGATTTGCAGAATCGTCCGTTTCGCCTGACTGGCGACAGCGGCGAATACACTTGCGATGCGCTGATTATTGCCACCGGGGCTTCTGCACGCTATCTCGGCCTGCCCTCTGAAGAGGCTTTTAAAGGTCGTGGTGTCTCTGCCTGTGCGACTTGCGATGGATTCTTCTATCGTAACCAAAAAGTAGCGGTTATCGGCGGCGGCAATACTGCGGTTGAAGAGGCGCTGTATCTGTCTAACATCGCTTCCGAAGTACATTTGATCCACCGCCGCGATAGTTTCCGCGCAGAAAAAATCCTCATTAAGCGTCTGATGGATAAAGTGGAGAACGGCAACATCATTCTGCACACCAACCGCACGCTGGAAGAAGTGACTGGCGATCAGATGGGCGTCACAGGCGTTCGTCTGCGCGATACGCAAAACAGCGATAACATCGAATCACTCGACGTTGCTGGCCTGTTTGTTGCTATCGGCCACAGTCCGAACACCGCCATTTTTGAAGGGCAACTGGAACTGGAAAACGGCTACATCAAAGTACAGTCGGGTATTCATGGCAATGCCACCCAGACCAGTATCCCGGGCGTGTTTGCCGCAGGTGATGTAATGGATCACATTTATCGCCAGGCCATTACTTCTGCTGGTACAGGTTGCATGGCGGCACTTGATGCTGAACGCTACCTCGACGGTTTATACGGCGAAAAATAA
- the yehD gene encoding fimbrial protein YehD, with product MKRSIIAVAVLSSLFMSAGAFAEEGSEQGELVITGNVVGTTCQFIGNSQATIAMNDIGADQFDGKSAGYVYDGYSNKTTVPLTVKCTGDETPRITFSRSQFDANLKDITINTAANQNGAGFAVYYESADGQSQKIEGDKSIELEKISSNEYTLNFSAKYAQSGDAVTAGPVNSALTMTVVTN from the coding sequence ATGAAACGTTCAATTATTGCAGTTGCAGTATTATCTTCTCTTTTTATGAGCGCAGGGGCTTTTGCTGAGGAGGGGAGTGAACAGGGTGAGTTAGTTATTACCGGTAATGTGGTTGGAACTACTTGTCAATTTATCGGAAATAGCCAGGCTACGATTGCTATGAACGATATTGGTGCTGATCAATTTGATGGTAAGAGCGCTGGTTATGTTTATGATGGTTATTCAAATAAAACAACTGTACCGCTGACGGTCAAATGTACAGGAGATGAGACTCCCAGAATTACGTTTTCCAGAAGTCAGTTTGATGCAAATCTTAAAGATATCACCATTAATACTGCGGCAAACCAAAATGGTGCTGGTTTTGCTGTCTACTATGAGAGTGCAGATGGGCAATCTCAAAAGATTGAAGGTGATAAAAGTATTGAGTTAGAAAAAATTAGCTCTAATGAATATACACTAAATTTCAGTGCGAAATACGCGCAATCAGGTGATGCGGTGACTGCTGGCCCGGTTAACTCTGCTCTGACAATGACTGTCGTGACAAATTAA
- the cas6f gene encoding type I-F CRISPR-associated endoribonuclease Cas6/Csy4 — protein MEHYLEIRVLPDPEFSSEMLMAALFAKLHRALGARGQGDIGVSFPDVNVTPGARLRLHGSAPALQALEASTWRKGLTDYCQCSPVTPIPEIKGWRVVSRVQVKSNPLRLLRRSVKKGWLTKEQAIERLATQTERRTDLPFLNMKSLSSQQQFKLFIRHGDLLTEPVKGEFSSYGLSATATIPWF, from the coding sequence ATGGAGCACTACCTTGAGATCCGCGTTCTGCCAGATCCTGAATTTTCGAGTGAAATGTTGATGGCAGCGTTATTTGCCAAATTGCACCGGGCATTAGGCGCAAGAGGGCAAGGTGATATCGGCGTGAGTTTCCCGGACGTGAATGTTACGCCGGGAGCGCGTTTACGCTTACACGGCAGCGCCCCGGCATTGCAGGCGCTTGAAGCCTCAACGTGGCGTAAAGGACTTACGGACTATTGCCAATGTTCACCTGTCACTCCTATTCCTGAAATAAAAGGCTGGCGAGTGGTAAGCCGTGTGCAGGTTAAAAGTAACCCCCTGCGTCTGTTAAGGCGTTCAGTAAAAAAGGGCTGGCTCACTAAAGAACAGGCAATTGAGCGACTGGCGACGCAAACTGAACGGCGGACCGATTTACCCTTTCTCAATATGAAGAGTTTATCGAGTCAGCAACAGTTCAAGCTGTTTATCCGTCATGGTGATTTGCTCACTGAACCGGTGAAAGGGGAATTCAGTAGTTATGGATTAAGCGCAACAGCAACTATTCCCTGGTTTTGA
- the csy3 gene encoding type I-F CRISPR-associated protein Csy3, with protein MAKAPVAIKTASVLAFERKLATSDAAMYAGNWQGNEWQPIEIQEKAVRGTISNRLKNTITSDPTKLDAEIQKANLQRVDVASLPVDADTLKVVFTLRVLGNLSSPSVCNDMAYQEALSDVIDGYISEHGFKELALRYALNLANGRFLWRNRIGAEQIQVKVTANDSSWTFNSHDFSLRQFDQGQSSVTELATIIEQGLSGKEWVMLTVEAQVRLGAGQEVFPSQELVLDSNSSKSRVLYQVAGIAGIHSQKIGNALRTIDTWHPKVDELGAIAVEPYGSVTSRGVACRQPKEKLDFYTLLDNWVTKGMKPDVDQQHYVMAVLIRGGVFGEKAE; from the coding sequence ATGGCAAAGGCCCCTGTAGCAATAAAAACGGCGTCGGTACTGGCATTTGAACGCAAACTGGCAACGTCTGACGCGGCGATGTACGCAGGTAACTGGCAAGGAAATGAATGGCAACCCATTGAGATTCAGGAAAAAGCGGTTCGCGGAACCATTTCTAATCGCCTGAAAAACACGATTACCAGTGACCCCACCAAACTGGATGCTGAAATCCAAAAAGCCAACTTGCAGCGGGTAGATGTAGCCTCGCTTCCGGTAGATGCTGATACGCTAAAAGTGGTGTTTACGCTGCGAGTGCTGGGTAATTTATCTTCACCTTCAGTATGTAATGATATGGCCTATCAGGAGGCGCTTTCCGACGTTATTGACGGCTATATCAGCGAGCATGGTTTTAAAGAGCTGGCGCTTCGCTATGCGCTGAATCTGGCAAATGGTCGTTTTTTGTGGCGCAACCGCATTGGTGCTGAGCAGATCCAGGTGAAAGTTACTGCTAATGATTCGTCCTGGACTTTTAACAGTCATGACTTCTCCTTGCGTCAATTTGATCAAGGCCAGAGTAGCGTCACAGAACTGGCGACAATAATTGAACAAGGATTAAGCGGAAAAGAGTGGGTGATGCTTACCGTTGAAGCGCAGGTTCGCCTCGGTGCCGGGCAAGAAGTCTTCCCATCACAGGAACTGGTGCTCGACAGCAACAGTAGCAAAAGTCGCGTGTTGTACCAGGTTGCAGGCATTGCCGGTATTCACTCCCAAAAAATTGGCAACGCTTTACGTACTATTGACACTTGGCATCCGAAGGTTGATGAGTTGGGGGCTATCGCCGTGGAGCCTTATGGCTCTGTAACCAGCCGAGGCGTTGCCTGCCGCCAACCGAAAGAAAAACTCGATTTTTATACCTTACTGGACAATTGGGTGACTAAAGGGATGAAACCAGACGTTGATCAACAGCACTACGTGATGGCAGTGCTGATCCGTGGCGGTGTCTTTGGTGAGAAAGCGGAATAA
- the infA gene encoding translation initiation factor IF-1 yields the protein MAKEDNIEMQGTVLETLPNTMFRVELENGHVVTAHISGKMRKNYIRILTGDKVTVELTPYDLSKGRIVFRSR from the coding sequence ATGGCCAAAGAAGACAATATTGAAATGCAAGGTACTGTTCTTGAAACGTTACCTAACACCATGTTCCGCGTAGAGTTAGAAAACGGTCACGTGGTTACTGCACACATCTCCGGTAAAATGCGCAAAAACTACATCCGCATCCTGACGGGCGACAAAGTGACTGTTGAACTGACCCCGTACGACCTGAGCAAAGGCCGCATTGTCTTCCGTAGTCGCTGA